From the Musa acuminata AAA Group cultivar baxijiao chromosome BXJ1-2, Cavendish_Baxijiao_AAA, whole genome shotgun sequence genome, one window contains:
- the LOC135597297 gene encoding peroxidase 1-like: MRSSMAVSKSLLLLLLGFLCCSSTEAHVEFGFYNDTCPHAEAIVLHEMTRIIADDPTLAGSLLRMQFQDCFVRGCDASILLDSLNNNVAEKDAIPNKSLRGFDVIDRVKAKLEEACPGIVSCADIIAMAARDSVYLANGPYFPIQTGRRDGNKSEASDLMANLPPPTANITELKAFFLQKNLTVKDLVVLSGAHTIGFSHCSSFSQRLYNFSGKGDTDPSLDMEYAEKLKRKCKPHDHDDMRTLVKMDPKSPRRFDLFYYRLVSEGKGLFASDEALLHDPETRAYVERQAMASSAEEFLNDFGSSMVIMGKIGVLTHQKGEIRKKCAYVN, translated from the exons ATGAGGTCTTCCATGGCTGTGTCCAAATCCTTGCTGCTCTTGCTCCTTGGTTTCCTTTGTTGTAGCTCGACAGAAGCCCACGTCGAGTTTGGATTCTACAACGATACATGTCCCCATGCAGAGGCTATAGTTCTTCACGAAATGACAAGGATTATAGCTGACGACCCAACACTTGCAGGCTCTTTGTTGCGGATGCAATTCCAAGATTGTTTTGTTAGA GGATGTGATGCTTCCATCTTGTTGGATTCTTTGAACAACAACGTGGCTGAGAAGGATGCCATCCCCAACAAAAGCCTTCGGGGTTTCGACGTGATCGATCGGGTCAAGGCTAAGCTGGAGGAAGCTTGTCCAGGGATCGTCTCCTGCGCTGACATCATAGCCATGGCAGCTCGTGATTCGGTTTACTTG GCAAATGGACCATATTTTCCGATTCAAACTGGTCGAAGAGATGGAAACAAATCAGAAGCTTCTGACCTCATGGCTAATCTGCCACCACCGACTGCCAACATCACCGAGCTCAAAGCTTTCTTCCTCCAGAAAAACCTAACCGTCAAAGACCTTGTTGTTCTATCAG GTGCACACACCATCGGTTTCTCCCATTGCTCATCCTTCTCGCAGCGACTGTATAACTTCAGCGGGAAGGGCGACACGGACCCATCACTGGACATGGAGTACGCAGAAAAGTTGAAGAGGAAATGCAAGCCCCATGATCATGATGACATGAGGACCCTGGTGAAGATGGATCCCAAGAGCCCCAGAAGATTTGACTTGTTCTACTACAGGCTCGTCTCCGAGGGGAAAGGCCTCTTCGCGTCCGATGAGGCTCTCCTCCACGACCCCGAGACGAGAGCGTACGTCGAGCGCCAGGCCATGGCATCGTCGGCAGAGGAGTTCTTGAACGATTTCGGGAGCTCGATGGTTATCATGGGAAAGATCGGAGTGCTCACACACCAGAAAGGCGAGATCAGAAAGAAGTGCGCTTACGTCAACTAA
- the LOC103970612 gene encoding CASP-like protein 2D1, with protein MRRGAGFAPASSSHGRTFRSLDLFLRLTVIPLSAASLWVMATNKQANDAYGKVEFSNITGLKYLVCTNAISLGYAAASILLSFLGCFDSDWLFFILDQVFAYLMVTSGSAATEVMYLAYQGDTEASWSEGCSYYGKFCSKGKASLFLHFAAFVCFVALSLLSAYEVFSKYEAPPLSSSKDVGDQAG; from the exons ATGAGACGTGGAGCTGGATTCGCTCCTGCCTCGTCCAGCCATGGCAGGACTTTCAGATCTCTGGATCTCTTCCTCAGGCTCACAGTTATTCCCCTCAGTGCTGCCTCCTTGTGGGTGATGGCCACCAACAAGCAGGCCAACGATGCCTACGGCAAGGTGGAATTCAGCAACATCACCGGACTCAA GTACTTGGTCTGCACAAATGCCATCTCCCTCGGCTACGCTGCTGCCTCGATTCTCCTCTCTTTCCTTGGGTGCTTCGACAGCGACTGGCTTTTCTTCATCTTGGACCAG GTGTTTGCCTACCTGATGGTGACATCGGGATCAGCTGCGACGGAGGTGATGTATTTGGCATATCAGGGGGACACGGAAGCCTCATGGAGTGAAGGGTGCAGTTACTACGGCAAGTTCTGCAGCAAGGGCAAGGCGTCGTTGTTCTTGCACTTTGCGGCGTTCGTGTGCTTCGTGGCTCTGTCACTGCTTTCAGCTTACGAGGTCTTCAGCAAGTATGAGGcacctcctctttcttcttccaaAGACGTGGGAGACCAGGCGGGATAG
- the LOC103970604 gene encoding protein S40-6-like codes for MAKALRHAPDRLLGCTHEGHVAGADFPDLAEDEVFWSSDYGSAAGESSWRRSDFNRARPWAARREGGLSLAFEDGCLPRRSAASAASAPVEVPVWPKFLQAEPDAPVGLFDREVEEETRDGGWVPPHEYLAREKGRSVATSVLEGAGRTLKGRDMSRVRDAVWSRTGFFG; via the coding sequence ATGGCGAAGGCGCTGAGGCACGCCCCGGACCGCCTCCTCGGCTGCACGCACGAAGGTCACGTGGCGGGGGCGGACTTCCCCGACCTCGCCGAGGACGAGGTGTTCTGGTCCTCGGACTACGGCTCAGCTGCCGGCGAGTCGAGCTGGCGCCGGTCCGATTTCAACAGGGCTCGCCCATGGGCAGCCCGTCGAGAGGGCGGACTCTCTCTCGCCTTCGAGGACGGATGCCTGCCACGACGGAGCGCCGCGTCGGCTGCCTCGGCGCCGGTGGAGGTCCCCGTCTGGCCCAAGTTCCTCCAGGCCGAGCCTGACGCGCCGGTCGGGCTGTTCGAccgggaggtggaggaggagacaAGAGACGGAGGGTGGGTGCCGCCGCACGAGTACTTGGCGAGGGAGAAGGGGAGGAGCGTGGCGACGTCGGTGCTCGAAGGGGCCGGCCGCACGCTCAAGGGCCGGGACATGAGCCGCGTTCGGGACGCCGTTTGGAGTCGGACCGGATTCTTTGGTTGA
- the LOC103970597 gene encoding uncharacterized protein LOC103970597, producing MAPSDARVHLRATAPEMLTSGSHSSDVPPKRNHHLHRRHRFRSRRRVVKYRPFPAPDAPPPRSKLWDADRSSEADVKLAAGGASHRKGGDGVRRAAPVVSARRLAAALWHFRPLGAGDVGRSARLGFTAEVSSSLPSCTMVKAKKWDSRPLNVIEDICQCYGHLRLLEDQQVNGISGMSALQLELEQARSYIIELESKQRSAKKKLNHFLKSLAVEKASWRNREHEQVRSIIEAIKCNLSKERKNRKWLEVVNAKLVDELAEVKLLTKRYLLDFEEERKVCELMEEVHDELAKEIGEGKAEVEALKRESVKLQEEMDEERGMLQMAEVWREDRVQMKLVDAKLMLEEKYLQLCNLQADMEAFLKVQGGIDKDMAMMKEAEMLKDVLSSIKVEGIEFYYQPPASGGMSVFEELQPIEETNGREIGQCYGYSPASHASRIHTVSPETDLFLQNSVKYANGTVNGCSDVEDDSGWETVSQHVGQASCNSPEGSDPSVNCICEESYGSVRGTYWDDQGDNVKINSGISEICSTTTRQHRKKLSSISRFWRSSSATKGDSKNVSVELSNGRFSNCRTPNATLSSDAKSDEVGQSSPSVGLCSPDLLDPHVTRGTKGCTEWPRGTQKNIEDMRPRDHARLILGCYLVPETSTQVS from the exons ATGGCGCCATCTGACGCCCGCGTCCACCTCAGGGCAACTGCTCCAGAGATGCTTACCTCCGGATCCCATTCCTCGGATGTGCCTCCTAAGCGGAATCACCATCTCCACCGCCGCCATCGCTTTCGCAGCCGCCGTCGCGTCGTCAAGTACCGACCTTTCCCCGCCCCCGACGCTCCCCCGCCGAGGTCGAAGCTTTGGGACGCAGATAGGTCCTCCGAAGCCGACGTCAAGCTCGCCGCAGGCGGAGCGAGTCACCGGAAGGGCGGGGATGGCGTCCGACGGGCCGCGCCGGTGGTTTCGGCGCGGCGGCTCGCTGCTGCTCTGTGGCATTTTCGTCCCTTGGGTGCTGGGGATGTTGGAAGGAGCGCTCGGCTAGGGTTTACG GCAGAAGTTTCGTCATCATTACCCTCTTGTACAATGGTGAAGGCAAAAAAGTGGGACTCCAGACCCTTAAATGTGATAGAGGATATCTGCCAATGCTATGGTCACCTGAGGCTTCTCGAAGACCAGCAGGTAAATGGCATCTCCGGTATGTCTGCCCTCCAACTGGAGCTAGAACAGGCTCGTAGCTACATCATTGAGCTTGAGTCTAAGCAACGGTCAGCAAAGAAAAAGCTCAATCACTTCTTGAAGAGCCTTGCAGTAGAGAAGGCATCATGGAGGAACAGAGAACATGAGCAAGTTCGCAGCATAATTGAAGCCATCAAGTGTAATCTTAGCAAAGAAAGGAAAAACAGAAAATGGTTGGAAGTTGTGAATGCCAAGCTGGTTGATGAACTCGCTGAGGTAAAGTTGTTAACTAAGAGGTACTTGCTTGATtttgaggaggagaggaaggtATGCGAGCTTATGGAGGAAGTACATGATGAACTGGCCAAGGAGATCGGTGAAGGCAAAGCTGAAGTTGAAGCTTTGAAGAGGGAGTCTGTGAAACTTCAAGAGGAAATGGACGAAGAGCGGGGGATGTTGCAGATGGCAGAAGTTTGGCGTGAAGATAGGGTACAAATGAAGTTGGTAGATGCAAAGCTCATGCTTGAGGAGAAGTATCTGCAGTTGTGCAACCTCCAAGCAGATATGGAGGCATTTCTGAAAGTGCAAGGTGGTATCGACAAAGATATGGCGATGATGAAAGAAGCAGAGATGCTTAAAGATGTTTTGAGCTCAATTAAAGTTGAAGGTATCGAGTTCTACTACCAGCCTCCTGCTTCTGGGGGCATGTCTGTCTTTGAAGAACTCCAGCCAATAGAAGAGACTAATGGGCGGGAGATAGGACAATGCTATGGATACAGCCCTGCAAGTCATGCCTCCAGAATTCATACTGTCAGCCCGGAAACTGATTTGTTTCTTCAAAACTCAGTGAAATATGCTAATGGAACGGTCAATGGGTGTAGTGATGTAGAAGATGATAGTGGCTGGGAAACTGTGAGCCAGCATGTGGGGCAGGCTTCTTGTAATTCTCCAGAAGGGAGTGACCCATCTGTGAATTGCATCTGTGAAGAAAGTTATGGATCGGTAAGAGGAACATATTGGGATGATCAAGGAGACAATGTCAAGATAAACAGTGGAATCAGTGAAATTTGCTCGACAACCACAAGACAGCATAGGAAGAAGTTATCTTCTATAAGTAGGTTTTGGAGGTCGTCATCTGCAACTAAAGGTGATAGCAAGAACGTTTCTGTAGAATTATCTAACGGAAGGTTCTCAAATTGTAGGACGCCAAATGCCACCCTTTCTTCCGATGCCAAGTCTGATGAAGTGGGCCAAAGCTCCCCAAGTGTGGGGCTGTGTTCCCCCGATTTGTTAGACCCTCATGTTACACGGGGAACGAAAGGATGTACCGAATGGCCTAGAGGAACTCAGAAGAACA TTGAAGATATGCGCCCCCGTGATCATGCCAGGCTAATTCTGGGCTGTTATTTGGTACCAGAGACAAGTACTCAAGTTTCGTAA